In Procambarus clarkii isolate CNS0578487 chromosome 53, FALCON_Pclarkii_2.0, whole genome shotgun sequence, the following proteins share a genomic window:
- the LOC138352327 gene encoding uncharacterized protein YhgE-like translates to MVQEGTSKVQEGTSKVQEGTSKVQEGSSKVQEGTSKVQEGTSKVQEGTSKVQEGTSMVQEGTSMVQEGSSKVQEGTSKVQEGTSMVQEGTSMVQEGTSKVQEGSSKVQEGTSMVQEGSSMVQEGSSKVQEGTSKVQEGTSKVEEGTSMIQEGTSKVHEGTSKVQEGTSKVQEGTSMVQEGSSKVQEGTSMIQEGTSKVHEGTSKVQEGTSKVQEGTSKVQEGTSKVQEGTSKVHEGTSKVQEGTSMVQEGTRRYQ, encoded by the coding sequence ATGGTTCAAGAAGGTACCAGTAAGGTACAAGAAGGTACCAGTAAGGTACAAGAAGGTACCAGTAAGGTACAAGAAGGTTCCAGTAAGGTACAAGAAGGTACCAGTAAGGTACAAGAAGGTACCAGTAAGGTACAAGAAGGTACCAGTAAGGTACAAGAAGGTACCAGTATGGTACAAGAAGGTACCAGTATGGTACAAGAAGGTTCCAGTAAGGTACAAGAAGGTACCAGTAAGGTACAAGAAGGTACCAGTATGGTACAAGAAGGTACCAGTATGGTACAAGAAGGTACCAGTAAGGTACAAGAAGGTTCCAGTAAGGTACAAGAAGGTACCAGTATGGTACAAGAAGGTTCCAGTATGGTACAAGAAGGTTCCAGTAAGGTACAAGAAGGTACCAGTAAGGTACAAGAGGGTACCAGTAAGGTAGAAGAAGGTACCAGTATGATACAAGAAGGTACCAGTAAGGTACACGAAGGTACCAGTAAGGTACAAGAAGGTACCAGTAAGGTACAAGAAGGTACCAGTATGGTACAAGAAGGTTCCAGTAAGGTACAAGAAGGTACCAGTATGATACAAGAAGGTACCAGTAAGGTACACGAAGGTACCAGTAAGGTACAAGAAGGTACCAGTAAGGTACAAGAAGGTACCAGTAAGGTACAAGAAGGTACCAGTAAGGTACAAGAAGGTACCAGTAAAGTACATGAAGGTACCAGTAAGGTACAAGAAGGTACCAGTATGGTTCAAGAAGGTACAAGAAGGTACCAGTAA